One genomic segment of Trichococcus shcherbakoviae includes these proteins:
- the murB gene encoding UDP-N-acetylmuramate dehydrogenase — protein MLGTEIKQQFPETIVKENEKLSHYTYTKTGGPADALVFPKTKDEVAAIVAWVNEKQIPLTVLGNSSNVIIKDGGIRGIVMILTEMNHMEVKRHRLIVQSGARLIDASRMALAERLSGLEFACGIPGSVGGAVYMNAGAYDGEVEEVIESVVVITREGKIKNYEKNELEFSYRHSKLQETNEIVLEVVFHLEKGKQETIKARMDDLTALRESKQPLEYPSCGSVFKRPTGYFTGKLIQEAGLQGLIWGGAQVSMKHAGFIVNINSATATDYIELIAHIKEVIMEHYGVPLETEVRIIGEDTVGSV, from the coding sequence ATGTTGGGGACGGAAATAAAACAACAGTTTCCTGAAACGATCGTTAAAGAGAACGAAAAATTATCACATTATACATATACAAAAACAGGTGGCCCGGCGGATGCGCTGGTCTTTCCGAAAACAAAAGATGAAGTTGCGGCAATCGTCGCCTGGGTGAATGAAAAGCAAATACCTTTGACGGTATTGGGAAATTCCAGCAATGTCATCATTAAGGATGGCGGCATCCGCGGTATCGTCATGATCTTGACGGAAATGAACCACATGGAAGTGAAGCGCCATAGGTTGATCGTCCAGAGCGGCGCACGCTTGATCGATGCTTCGCGGATGGCCTTGGCTGAGCGGTTGAGCGGCTTGGAATTCGCATGCGGTATTCCCGGCAGCGTCGGCGGAGCGGTCTACATGAATGCCGGAGCTTATGACGGTGAAGTCGAAGAAGTCATCGAATCCGTAGTGGTGATCACACGCGAAGGCAAAATCAAAAATTACGAGAAGAATGAACTTGAGTTTTCCTATCGCCACAGCAAGCTGCAGGAAACGAATGAAATTGTTCTGGAAGTCGTCTTCCATCTGGAAAAAGGCAAGCAGGAAACAATCAAAGCCCGAATGGATGACTTGACGGCTTTGCGTGAATCAAAACAACCATTGGAATATCCTTCATGCGGCAGCGTCTTCAAACGGCCGACCGGGTATTTCACAGGCAAATTGATCCAAGAAGCGGGTCTGCAAGGTTTGATTTGGGGCGGGGCACAGGTGTCGATGAAGCATGCAGGCTTTATCGTGAACATCAATAGTGCCACAGCGACCGATTACATTGAACTGATTGCACATATCAAAGAAGTCATAATGGAACATTATGGTGTTCCATTGGAAACGGAAGTCCGGATCATCGGAGAAGATACAGTGGGAAGCGTATAG
- a CDS encoding exodeoxyribonuclease III has protein sequence MKFVSWNVNGLRAIVNKNFADIFADFDADFFCLQETKLQEGQIELAFPGYESYWNYAERKGYSGTAIFTKHTPLSVRLGIGAAEHDLEGRVITLEYAEFFLVNVYTPNSQEQLKRLDYRMDWETDFLAYLKALESEKPVVVCGDLNVAHENIDLKNWKTNRKNAGFSDEERAKFSEVVANGFIDTFRYFHPDAEGRYSWWSYRFNARKNNAGWRIDYFLVSDALKDSLVDADIHENIFGSDHCPVSLKLSLQNAG, from the coding sequence TTGAAATTTGTCTCATGGAACGTCAACGGCTTGCGGGCCATCGTAAACAAGAATTTTGCGGATATTTTTGCGGACTTCGATGCCGATTTTTTCTGTCTGCAGGAGACGAAATTGCAGGAAGGCCAGATCGAGCTTGCTTTCCCTGGGTATGAATCCTACTGGAATTACGCGGAACGCAAAGGTTATTCCGGCACGGCTATTTTCACGAAGCACACCCCGCTTTCGGTTCGGCTGGGCATCGGCGCTGCCGAACATGATTTGGAAGGACGCGTCATCACCTTGGAATACGCTGAATTCTTTCTGGTCAACGTCTACACCCCTAATTCACAGGAACAACTGAAACGGTTGGACTACCGGATGGATTGGGAGACGGACTTTTTGGCTTATCTGAAAGCTCTGGAATCAGAAAAACCGGTTGTCGTCTGCGGCGACCTCAACGTTGCCCACGAGAACATCGACTTGAAGAATTGGAAAACAAACCGCAAGAACGCGGGCTTTTCGGACGAGGAACGCGCCAAGTTCAGCGAAGTGGTCGCCAACGGGTTCATCGATACTTTCCGCTACTTCCATCCGGATGCGGAAGGCAGATATTCCTGGTGGAGCTACCGCTTCAACGCCCGCAAAAACAATGCAGGTTGGCGGATCGACTATTTCCTTGTATCGGATGCTTTGAAGGATTCCTTGGTTGACGCGGATATCCATGAAAATATCTTCGGCAGCGATCATTGTCCGGTCTCGCTTAAACTTTCGTTGCAGAACGCGGGATAG
- a CDS encoding SDR family oxidoreductase produces the protein MDYQNRLVVVTGGANGIGRATVESFLSSGAAVAFVDTDKEAGDKIVSRFEANDVYFHHGDIAEETTLHAFAEAVKQRFGKVDYLVNNACISKKGILSECSYQDFNYVLALGVTAPYQLTSLFLPVFTADASVVNIASSRGFMSQKDTESYSAAKGGILSLTHALSISLAGKARVNSISPGWIDTGSFHKDENYQPDYEPADLLQHPVGRVGVPDDIVQTIRFLCSDAAGFITGQNFTVDGGMSKLMIYHNDHGWTYNP, from the coding sequence ATGGATTATCAAAATCGTTTGGTTGTGGTGACTGGCGGAGCGAACGGCATCGGCCGGGCCACTGTGGAATCTTTTTTGTCATCGGGTGCCGCTGTCGCATTCGTGGATACGGATAAGGAAGCAGGGGATAAAATCGTTTCACGCTTTGAAGCGAACGACGTGTATTTTCATCACGGGGACATCGCGGAGGAAACTACCCTGCATGCTTTTGCGGAAGCTGTCAAGCAACGCTTCGGCAAAGTTGATTATCTGGTGAACAACGCCTGCATCAGCAAAAAAGGCATCCTGTCGGAGTGTTCGTATCAGGACTTCAATTATGTCCTGGCTTTGGGCGTCACGGCTCCGTACCAGTTGACAAGTTTATTTTTGCCGGTGTTCACAGCTGACGCTTCAGTCGTGAACATCGCATCAAGCCGCGGTTTCATGTCGCAAAAGGATACCGAAAGCTACTCAGCAGCTAAAGGCGGCATCCTTTCACTGACGCACGCCCTCAGCATTTCATTGGCCGGGAAAGCCCGCGTCAATTCCATCAGCCCTGGTTGGATCGACACGGGTTCTTTCCATAAAGATGAGAATTACCAGCCTGACTACGAACCCGCTGACCTCTTGCAGCATCCTGTCGGACGTGTTGGTGTGCCTGATGACATCGTACAGACGATCCGTTTCCTCTGTAGCGACGCAGCCGGCTTCATCACCGGGCAGAATTTCACCGTCGACGGCGGGATGTCCAAACTGATGATTTACCACAATGACCACGGCTGGACCTACAATCCTTAA
- a CDS encoding dienelactone hydrolase family protein, with amino-acid sequence MSDPEKAVKITGAGVTLNGDLALHRDPKGLVIFAHGSGSSRHSVRNKYVASVLRAHGLSTLLLDLLTEDESEWTDKRFDIDLLTQRLTLAENWLKQQDETKRLPIGYFGSSTGAAAALQSAAALGDEIKAIVSRGGRPDLAKAYLAKVTAPTLLLVGGYDDGVIELNEQAYALLNCEKEMSIIPGATHLFEEAGTLEQVAELAAQWFVKQLPGK; translated from the coding sequence ATGAGTGATCCAGAAAAGGCAGTTAAGATAACCGGTGCTGGCGTCACATTGAATGGTGATTTGGCCCTGCACAGAGATCCGAAAGGGCTTGTCATTTTTGCCCATGGCAGCGGCAGCAGCCGACATAGTGTGCGCAACAAATACGTGGCTAGTGTACTGAGGGCGCATGGACTGTCCACTTTGTTGCTGGATCTGTTGACGGAAGATGAAAGCGAGTGGACCGACAAGCGTTTTGACATCGATTTGTTGACCCAACGGTTGACACTTGCGGAAAACTGGCTGAAGCAACAGGATGAAACAAAACGGTTACCGATCGGGTATTTCGGATCGAGCACCGGAGCGGCAGCTGCTTTGCAATCGGCAGCTGCGTTAGGCGATGAAATAAAGGCCATCGTATCAAGGGGAGGGCGTCCGGACTTGGCGAAAGCATATTTGGCTAAGGTCACAGCCCCGACGCTGTTGTTGGTGGGCGGCTATGATGATGGCGTGATCGAACTGAATGAGCAGGCCTACGCGTTGCTGAACTGCGAGAAGGAAATGAGCATCATCCCGGGAGCCACCCATCTGTTCGAAGAAGCCGGCACACTGGAACAAGTCGCCGAGTTGGCTGCGCAATGGTTCGTGAAGCAGCTTCCGGGGAAATAA
- a CDS encoding phosphoribosyltransferase, with protein MLFNDRKEAGILLAEALEKYRGEDIVVFALPRGGVPLGVEIAKKLAAPLDLLITKKIGHPFNPEYAIGAITEDADPIFNPGEHGVLDQNWLEWELKRLRQEIKRRRETYVGAANIQSLEGKTAIIVDDGIATGFTMFASIAALKKRNPKRIIVAIPVTPEDTAKKMDQMVDAVVALERTDDYLGAVGAYYVRFDQLDDAEVVSLLRSMNVREEKADE; from the coding sequence ATGTTATTTAACGATCGGAAAGAGGCCGGCATCCTGCTGGCTGAAGCCTTGGAAAAGTACCGCGGAGAAGATATCGTCGTATTTGCTTTGCCGCGAGGCGGGGTTCCTTTGGGGGTTGAAATCGCCAAAAAATTGGCGGCACCGCTGGATTTGCTTATCACGAAAAAAATCGGACACCCGTTCAATCCTGAATATGCCATTGGGGCCATCACAGAGGATGCGGACCCAATCTTCAATCCGGGAGAGCATGGGGTGTTGGACCAAAATTGGCTGGAATGGGAGCTGAAGCGGCTTCGCCAGGAAATCAAAAGGCGCAGGGAAACGTATGTCGGCGCTGCGAACATCCAGTCCTTGGAAGGCAAAACGGCCATCATCGTGGACGACGGCATCGCGACCGGCTTCACGATGTTCGCCTCGATTGCGGCCCTCAAAAAGCGGAATCCGAAACGCATCATCGTGGCAATCCCGGTCACGCCGGAGGATACCGCGAAAAAGATGGACCAAATGGTGGATGCAGTCGTTGCCTTGGAGCGGACGGATGACTACCTCGGCGCTGTAGGTGCCTATTATGTCCGTTTTGATCAGCTCGACGACGCAGAGGTCGTCTCACTGCTCCGAAGCATGAACGTGAGGGAGGAGAAGGCAGATGAGTGA
- a CDS encoding metal ABC transporter substrate-binding protein: protein MNKKKCTKWALSLLGTAALLAGCGAVGSTTENTESDKLQVVTTFYPMYDFTKQVAQDDADVSMLLEAGMEVHSFEPSSQMIAEIQDADVFIYNSPEMETWVPDVLASIDTSDMVVICASEAITLLEYEGEAHAHEHESDVEESETGHTHTVDPHVWLDPVLAQTEVTTIAEGLAEADADHAENYLKNAETYIGQLNELDEAYRAAFEGAENRTFVTQHAAFAYLAARYDLNQISVTGLNAEVEPSAAALATLSDYVKANNISHIYFENNASSQTAETLSEEVGVELAVLSPLEGITEEDQESGSDYISVMLDNLEALKQSIK, encoded by the coding sequence ATGAATAAAAAAAAGTGTACGAAGTGGGCATTGTCGCTATTGGGGACAGCAGCACTGTTAGCTGGTTGCGGAGCAGTAGGGAGCACAACAGAAAATACGGAGTCGGACAAGCTGCAGGTTGTCACGACCTTTTATCCGATGTACGATTTTACGAAACAGGTCGCGCAGGACGATGCCGACGTGAGCATGCTTTTGGAAGCCGGAATGGAGGTCCATTCCTTTGAGCCATCGAGCCAGATGATCGCTGAAATACAGGACGCGGATGTTTTCATCTACAATAGTCCTGAGATGGAGACGTGGGTACCGGATGTGCTGGCATCCATCGACACATCAGATATGGTGGTCATCTGTGCAAGCGAAGCAATCACCTTATTGGAGTACGAAGGTGAGGCGCATGCGCATGAGCACGAATCCGACGTAGAAGAGTCGGAGACCGGACATACCCATACTGTCGATCCGCACGTTTGGTTGGACCCTGTGCTGGCGCAGACGGAGGTTACGACGATCGCGGAAGGGTTGGCAGAAGCAGATGCAGATCATGCTGAAAATTATCTGAAGAATGCCGAAACGTATATCGGACAACTGAACGAATTGGACGAAGCCTACCGTGCTGCTTTTGAGGGAGCGGAAAACCGTACTTTCGTAACACAGCATGCTGCTTTCGCTTATTTGGCGGCCCGTTATGATCTTAATCAGATTTCCGTGACGGGTCTGAATGCCGAGGTTGAACCGAGCGCGGCAGCTTTGGCCACACTTTCCGATTACGTGAAAGCCAACAATATTTCGCACATTTATTTTGAGAACAATGCTTCTTCACAGACTGCGGAGACGCTTTCGGAAGAGGTTGGAGTGGAATTAGCGGTGTTGAGTCCTCTCGAAGGGATCACCGAAGAGGACCAGGAAAGTGGTTCGGATTATATTTCGGTCATGCTTGATAATCTTGAGGCATTGAAGCAAAGCATCAAATGA
- a CDS encoding GNAT family N-acetyltransferase, protein MRKREKVEIMIREAIPADAKDIIAFSRKTGAETPYLAYGAEGLELSEAFEELYLEDLMEKDNNVMLIATINNKQLIGLASVGATDKPKLRHVGEVGITVEKDYWGFGIGSVLMEEIETWAIESGVIRRLELTVHGENERAIHLYEKMGYQQEAVMPRAMLIDGEFIDGVLMSLMID, encoded by the coding sequence ATGCGCAAAAGAGAGAAAGTCGAAATCATGATCCGGGAAGCCATCCCGGCCGATGCGAAGGACATCATTGCTTTCAGCAGAAAAACCGGCGCCGAAACGCCTTATTTGGCATATGGGGCTGAAGGTTTGGAATTGTCCGAAGCCTTCGAAGAATTATATCTGGAAGATTTGATGGAGAAAGACAACAATGTGATGCTGATTGCGACGATAAACAACAAACAATTGATAGGGTTGGCGTCCGTCGGGGCCACAGATAAACCGAAGCTTAGGCATGTAGGAGAAGTCGGTATCACCGTCGAGAAGGATTATTGGGGATTCGGAATCGGCTCGGTTCTGATGGAAGAAATCGAAACATGGGCAATCGAGAGCGGCGTGATCCGCCGCTTGGAGTTGACAGTACATGGAGAAAACGAACGGGCCATCCATCTCTATGAGAAAATGGGTTATCAGCAAGAAGCGGTGATGCCGCGTGCCATGCTGATCGATGGGGAATTTATCGATGGCGTATTGATGAGTCTGATGATCGATTAG
- the tsaE gene encoding tRNA (adenosine(37)-N6)-threonylcarbamoyltransferase complex ATPase subunit type 1 TsaE produces MFTLLAKNEEETMEIAAQLAQLLEPKDVILLEGNLGAGKTTFTKGLAKGLGIDTVIKSPTYTLIREYTKGRLPLYHMDVYRLEDVGGDELGFEEYLYGNGVSVIEWAKFIEEELPDAYLTIRLVPTGEFYENREITFLPTGERYATLVETLQGILMKEGQ; encoded by the coding sequence ATGTTCACCTTACTAGCAAAGAATGAAGAAGAAACGATGGAGATAGCCGCGCAATTGGCGCAACTATTGGAACCGAAAGATGTCATCCTCCTTGAAGGAAATTTAGGTGCAGGTAAAACCACCTTTACAAAAGGATTGGCAAAGGGTCTGGGCATTGACACGGTCATAAAAAGCCCCACGTATACTTTGATCAGAGAGTACACAAAGGGCAGGTTGCCGCTGTACCATATGGACGTCTATCGTTTGGAGGATGTCGGCGGGGATGAACTGGGCTTCGAAGAATATCTCTACGGGAATGGCGTTTCCGTAATCGAATGGGCAAAGTTCATCGAAGAAGAATTGCCGGATGCATATTTGACAATCCGCTTGGTTCCTACTGGGGAATTTTATGAAAACCGGGAAATCACTTTTCTGCCGACCGGCGAACGTTATGCCACTTTAGTCGAAACACTACAGGGAATACTCATGAAAGAAGGACAATAG
- the pta gene encoding phosphate acetyltransferase, giving the protein MDMFEGLSQKIVGKKIKIVFPEGLEPRILGAVVRLKAEDLVEPIVIGNVDAVKEAAKGRGFRLSGIQIIDPADYAELDEMVASFVARRNGKVTEEQARKLLLDENYFGTMMVHMGLADGLVSGAVHSTGDTVRPALQIIKTKPGVSRTSGAFIMLRGTERFLFADCAININPNAQELAEIAVESAKTAEMFEIQPNVALMSFSTKGSAASPEVDKVVEATRIAKELAPQYNIDGELQFDAAFSEIVAKQKAPGSTVAGQAKVFIFPEIQSGNIGYKIAQRFGGFEAVGPILQGLNKPISDLSRGCNEEDVYKTAIITANQTLLD; this is encoded by the coding sequence TTGGACATGTTTGAAGGCTTAAGCCAAAAAATCGTAGGAAAAAAAATAAAAATCGTTTTCCCGGAAGGCTTAGAACCAAGAATTTTAGGGGCAGTCGTTCGTCTTAAAGCGGAAGATTTAGTTGAACCAATCGTTATCGGAAATGTGGATGCAGTCAAAGAAGCTGCAAAAGGCCGCGGTTTCAGACTAAGCGGCATCCAAATCATCGACCCAGCTGATTATGCTGAACTCGATGAAATGGTTGCATCTTTCGTCGCTCGCCGTAACGGTAAAGTCACTGAAGAACAAGCTAGAAAATTGTTGTTGGATGAGAATTATTTCGGAACAATGATGGTACACATGGGCTTAGCCGATGGTCTAGTGAGCGGTGCTGTTCACTCTACAGGTGATACTGTCCGTCCGGCGCTTCAAATCATCAAAACAAAACCAGGCGTAAGCCGCACAAGTGGTGCTTTCATCATGCTCCGTGGTACTGAAAGATTCCTGTTCGCTGACTGCGCAATCAACATCAATCCAAATGCACAAGAACTTGCTGAAATCGCAGTGGAAAGTGCTAAAACGGCTGAAATGTTCGAAATCCAACCAAACGTTGCTTTGATGAGCTTCTCAACAAAAGGCTCAGCAGCATCACCGGAAGTCGACAAAGTCGTGGAAGCTACAAGAATCGCTAAAGAATTGGCGCCCCAATACAACATCGACGGCGAATTGCAATTCGATGCTGCCTTTTCTGAAATTGTCGCTAAACAAAAAGCTCCTGGCTCAACTGTAGCTGGTCAAGCTAAAGTATTCATTTTCCCTGAAATCCAATCAGGAAACATCGGCTACAAGATCGCACAACGTTTCGGCGGGTTCGAAGCGGTAGGCCCAATCTTGCAAGGCTTGAACAAACCGATTTCCGATTTGTCGCGCGGATGTAACGAAGAAGATGTCTACAAAACAGCCATCATCACAGCAAACCAAACATTACTTGATTAA
- a CDS encoding glutathione peroxidase has product MSIYEYSATKTDQSSVPLEQYKGKVICIVNTASKCGLVGQLDELEELYEKYKDKDFIVLGFPSNQFNNQEPLNGAEAAEFCRLSYGVTFPIFDKIEVNGDNADPLYKYLVEQTGGGAIKWNFTKFLIGRDGEIIKRFAPITTPKKMTKLIESALEQPVTND; this is encoded by the coding sequence ATGTCCATTTATGAATATTCAGCTACTAAAACAGATCAGTCATCTGTACCATTGGAACAGTACAAAGGAAAAGTCATCTGCATCGTCAATACAGCTTCGAAGTGCGGTTTGGTGGGCCAATTGGATGAACTGGAGGAACTTTACGAAAAATACAAAGACAAGGATTTCATCGTTCTTGGATTTCCGTCTAACCAGTTCAATAACCAAGAACCATTGAACGGTGCCGAGGCTGCTGAATTCTGCCGACTCAGTTACGGTGTCACTTTCCCGATTTTCGATAAGATTGAAGTGAATGGAGACAATGCGGATCCGCTCTACAAATATTTGGTCGAACAGACAGGCGGCGGCGCCATCAAGTGGAATTTCACAAAATTCCTGATCGGCCGCGACGGCGAAATCATCAAACGTTTTGCCCCGATCACCACGCCAAAGAAAATGACAAAACTGATTGAAAGCGCCTTAGAGCAACCAGTCACGAATGATTGA
- a CDS encoding gluconokinase, which translates to MAARYVMGVDVGTTSTKAVLYETDGSAYESAYAHYPLIKENPEMAEQDLDEIFSAVLKTIKAVIEKAELGPTDIAGIGFSSAMHSLILMDAEGIPLTRSITWADNRSKKYASMLKHSEVGQRFYEKTGTPLHPMSPLNKILWLRAENPELFQAARWFIGIKGYILWRLFGEFVVDFSVASATGLFNIREFRWDEEILEFCGITSQMLPLPVSPGHQLSGLSEEVAELLGLAADTPFIVGGNDGCLANLGMGAIRAGTATITIGTSGAVRMTSDKPYLSPEGRTFSYILDENHYVNGGAVNNGGNIFDWAIKQFLPANIADEDLYDKAMEMITNVAPGADGLVFHPYLNGERAPLWNADARGNFSGINMLHTKEHFLRSVLEGICLNLKDVLAAVIPMNGEPTKIMASGGFSRSQVWRQILTDIIGMPIEFPETFESSCTGAALITLKSLGLVESVDDAEKMMGASIEHQPDEDSKSVYAAMFPRYQEMSQLLQAFYTDK; encoded by the coding sequence TTGGCAGCACGATATGTCATGGGAGTGGATGTCGGTACCACAAGCACAAAAGCCGTACTGTACGAAACGGATGGCTCTGCTTACGAATCAGCGTATGCGCATTATCCATTGATTAAAGAGAATCCCGAAATGGCGGAACAAGACTTGGACGAAATCTTTTCTGCCGTATTGAAAACGATAAAAGCAGTCATAGAGAAAGCGGAACTGGGTCCGACGGATATTGCCGGTATAGGCTTTTCGAGCGCGATGCACAGCCTGATCCTCATGGATGCGGAAGGAATTCCTTTGACGAGGAGCATTACCTGGGCCGATAATCGTTCTAAAAAATATGCAAGCATGCTGAAACATTCCGAGGTGGGTCAGCGTTTTTATGAAAAGACGGGCACACCTTTGCATCCTATGTCCCCATTGAACAAAATTCTCTGGTTGAGGGCGGAGAATCCCGAGCTTTTCCAAGCAGCGCGCTGGTTCATCGGCATCAAGGGATATATTCTTTGGCGTCTGTTCGGTGAATTCGTTGTGGACTTTTCCGTTGCATCAGCTACCGGCTTGTTCAACATCAGGGAATTCCGCTGGGATGAGGAAATTCTGGAATTCTGTGGCATCACGAGTCAAATGCTGCCGTTGCCGGTAAGTCCTGGCCATCAGCTGAGCGGACTCTCGGAAGAAGTTGCGGAGTTGCTGGGTCTGGCTGCGGACACACCTTTTATTGTTGGTGGGAATGACGGCTGCTTAGCCAACCTCGGTATGGGAGCGATTCGCGCTGGTACGGCGACAATCACAATCGGTACGAGTGGTGCGGTCCGGATGACGAGCGACAAACCTTATCTAAGCCCGGAAGGACGTACGTTCAGTTATATCCTGGATGAAAACCATTATGTGAATGGTGGCGCCGTCAACAATGGCGGAAACATCTTTGATTGGGCCATCAAACAATTTTTGCCGGCGAACATTGCTGATGAAGATCTCTACGATAAAGCGATGGAGATGATCACAAACGTCGCACCGGGAGCCGATGGATTGGTTTTTCATCCCTATCTGAATGGAGAGCGGGCGCCTTTATGGAATGCGGACGCCAGAGGCAATTTCAGCGGTATCAACATGCTGCATACGAAAGAGCACTTTTTGCGCTCCGTATTGGAAGGAATCTGTCTGAATCTGAAGGATGTGCTCGCGGCAGTCATCCCGATGAACGGGGAGCCAACAAAAATCATGGCCAGCGGAGGCTTTTCGCGCTCGCAGGTCTGGCGCCAAATTTTGACCGATATCATCGGCATGCCGATTGAATTCCCGGAAACTTTTGAAAGTTCCTGTACGGGTGCCGCTTTGATCACACTGAAGAGCTTGGGCTTGGTGGAATCCGTGGATGACGCAGAGAAAATGATGGGTGCCTCGATCGAACATCAACCGGATGAAGACAGCAAATCTGTCTATGCAGCGATGTTCCCGCGTTACCAGGAAATGAGTCAGCTATTGCAGGCGTTCTATACAGACAAATGA
- a CDS encoding PHP domain-containing protein, protein MGYYDQHMHTHFSPDSAESFENYLEQTDGLLVTTEHLDFHDAYNGGVDTVLDYAAYSEKIDALNAIHDGRIRRGIEVGYTPESHARIMSYLEGKTFDVILLSVHQNGRYDYLQPIIDEMDPKAVMQEYFQLCTEAVRQVDGANIFAHFDYGIRRLPVTVEDLREFEPLLKGLLNAIMAKKMALELNTRSMYEYNNADLYRYMIGLYLEMGGSSFSLGSDAHSIQKYRYHFDDAIALLHELGVTELTLFKNKMAYTEKI, encoded by the coding sequence TTGGGATACTATGATCAACATATGCACACGCATTTTTCGCCCGATTCTGCTGAATCATTTGAAAATTATCTCGAGCAAACTGACGGGCTGCTCGTCACTACCGAGCACCTGGATTTTCATGATGCCTACAACGGCGGTGTGGACACCGTCTTGGATTATGCCGCCTACAGCGAAAAAATAGACGCATTGAACGCGATCCATGATGGACGCATCCGTCGGGGCATCGAAGTCGGCTACACGCCGGAATCCCACGCGCGGATTATGTCCTATCTGGAAGGCAAAACGTTCGATGTCATCCTGCTGAGCGTTCACCAAAACGGGCGCTATGATTACCTGCAGCCGATCATCGATGAGATGGATCCCAAAGCGGTCATGCAGGAATATTTCCAGCTCTGTACGGAAGCTGTACGGCAAGTCGATGGCGCAAACATCTTCGCGCACTTTGATTACGGGATCCGTCGACTGCCAGTCACGGTAGAAGACCTTCGGGAATTCGAGCCTTTGCTGAAGGGGCTGCTCAATGCAATCATGGCGAAAAAAATGGCGCTTGAATTGAACACGCGCAGCATGTATGAATACAACAATGCAGACTTGTACCGCTATATGATCGGTCTTTATCTGGAAATGGGCGGATCCAGCTTCAGTCTCGGTTCAGATGCGCACAGCATCCAAAAGTACCGTTACCATTTCGACGATGCCATCGCCTTGTTGCACGAGTTGGGTGTGACCGAATTGACCCTTTTCAAAAATAAGATGGCATATACCGAAAAAATCTGA